Proteins encoded by one window of Xanthomonas sp. DAR 80977:
- a CDS encoding penicillin-binding protein 1A codes for MPRFRRWLRWALVTFVVLALVGAAAAGGLYYVVSSKLPDVQTLRQVELQEPMYVYASDGKLMALFGETRRYPITMKDVPEQLKQAFLATEDARFYQHGGVDYKGIARAVWLLATTNDKRVPGGSTITQQVARQFFLSSEYSYTRKLAEILLARKIEAELSKDEIFELYLNKSFFGNRAYGIAAAAEYYYGKKLNELSLDEMASLAGIPKFPSSGNPISNPERAKQRRDNYVLSRMAALGFVTQAEADAAKAVPMHATPHERPVEVESPYVAELVRQEMIARFGGDVLDKGYHVTTTIDTELQAAANHAVRQGLVIYDRRHGWHGVEQHFEVAADADAAALASHLAGINAQGGMLPSIVAATGSDGSATVVLANRTELVLPVASSRWTGRSPATLLKRGDLVRIQAGDQPGEWEVTQLPRGQSALVSLDASNGGLRALVGGFSYAGNKFNRATQARRQPGSSFKPFLYAAAFEKGFNPASIVLDAPVVFRDRRGKTWSPQNDGGGFKGPMRLREALVQSRNLVSVRLLDSIGVDFARKYISQFGFQEAELPPNLSMSLGTASLTPLSVARGYAVFANGGSRVDTWIIDKVTDRDGNVLFQEHPPTACRSCGSVGGSATPASQVVDGFNFGSAAPPAPPKPATTAAVTPAPTETAPATDPEAKVAPRAIDERTAYQLVSMMRDVVQRGTGTAAKVLGREDVGGKTGSTNDHRDAWFSGFGGPYVTTVWVGRDDFRSLGYREYGGKAALPIWIEYMRVALKDKPIASNDPPAGMVQATLNGATEWVKVEDMDRIQEFDYGLQDQKTDDAAFDIF; via the coding sequence ATGCCCCGTTTTCGTCGTTGGCTGCGCTGGGCGCTGGTCACGTTCGTCGTCCTCGCCCTGGTCGGAGCCGCCGCCGCTGGCGGGCTCTATTACGTCGTTTCCTCCAAGCTCCCCGACGTGCAGACGCTGCGCCAGGTCGAGCTGCAGGAGCCCATGTACGTCTATGCCAGCGACGGCAAGCTGATGGCCCTGTTCGGCGAGACCCGGCGCTACCCGATCACCATGAAGGACGTGCCGGAGCAGCTGAAGCAGGCGTTCCTGGCCACCGAGGACGCGCGCTTCTACCAGCACGGTGGGGTCGACTACAAAGGCATCGCCCGCGCCGTGTGGCTGCTGGCCACCACCAACGACAAGCGCGTGCCGGGCGGCTCGACCATTACCCAGCAGGTCGCCCGCCAGTTCTTCCTGAGCTCCGAATACAGCTATACGCGCAAGCTGGCCGAGATCCTGCTGGCGCGCAAGATCGAGGCCGAGCTGAGCAAGGACGAGATCTTCGAGCTGTATCTCAACAAGAGCTTCTTCGGCAACCGCGCCTACGGCATCGCCGCCGCGGCCGAGTACTACTACGGCAAGAAGCTCAACGAACTGAGCCTGGACGAGATGGCCTCGCTGGCCGGCATCCCCAAGTTCCCGTCCAGCGGCAACCCGATCAGCAACCCCGAGCGCGCCAAGCAGCGCCGCGACAACTATGTGCTCAGCCGCATGGCCGCGCTGGGTTTCGTCACCCAGGCCGAGGCCGACGCCGCCAAGGCGGTGCCGATGCATGCGACCCCGCACGAGCGCCCGGTCGAGGTCGAGTCGCCCTACGTGGCCGAGCTGGTGCGCCAGGAGATGATCGCCCGCTTCGGCGGCGACGTGCTCGACAAGGGCTACCACGTCACCACCACCATCGATACCGAACTGCAGGCCGCGGCCAACCATGCGGTGCGCCAGGGCCTGGTGATCTACGACCGCCGCCATGGCTGGCACGGCGTGGAGCAGCATTTCGAGGTGGCCGCCGACGCCGACGCGGCCGCGCTGGCCAGCCACCTGGCCGGCATCAATGCGCAGGGCGGCATGCTGCCGAGCATCGTCGCCGCCACCGGCAGCGACGGCAGCGCCACCGTGGTGCTGGCCAACAGGACCGAACTGGTGCTGCCGGTCGCGTCCAGCCGCTGGACCGGGCGCAGCCCCGCCACCCTGCTCAAGCGCGGCGACCTGGTGCGGATCCAGGCCGGCGACCAGCCGGGCGAGTGGGAAGTCACCCAGCTGCCGCGCGGGCAGTCGGCGCTGGTGTCGTTGGACGCCAGCAACGGCGGGCTGCGCGCCCTGGTCGGCGGCTTCAGCTATGCCGGCAACAAGTTCAACCGCGCCACCCAGGCGCGGCGCCAGCCGGGTTCCAGCTTCAAGCCGTTCCTGTACGCGGCCGCGTTCGAGAAGGGCTTCAACCCGGCCTCGATCGTGCTCGATGCGCCGGTGGTGTTCCGCGACCGCCGCGGCAAGACCTGGTCGCCGCAGAACGACGGCGGCGGCTTCAAGGGCCCGATGCGCCTGCGCGAGGCGCTGGTGCAGTCGCGCAACCTGGTCTCGGTGCGCCTGCTCGACAGCATCGGCGTGGACTTCGCGCGCAAGTACATCAGCCAGTTCGGTTTCCAGGAGGCCGAACTGCCGCCCAACCTGTCGATGTCGCTGGGTACCGCGTCGCTGACCCCGCTGTCGGTGGCGCGCGGCTATGCGGTGTTCGCCAACGGCGGCTCGCGGGTGGACACCTGGATCATCGACAAGGTCACCGACCGCGACGGCAACGTGCTGTTCCAGGAGCACCCGCCCACCGCCTGCCGCAGCTGCGGCAGCGTCGGCGGCAGCGCCACCCCGGCCAGCCAGGTCGTCGACGGCTTCAACTTCGGCAGCGCGGCGCCGCCAGCGCCGCCCAAGCCTGCGACAACCGCTGCCGTGACGCCGGCCCCGACCGAGACCGCGCCGGCGACCGATCCGGAAGCCAAGGTGGCGCCGCGCGCGATCGATGAGCGCACCGCCTACCAGCTGGTGTCGATGATGCGCGACGTGGTCCAGCGCGGCACCGGCACCGCGGCCAAGGTGCTGGGCCGCGAAGACGTCGGCGGCAAGACGGGTTCCACCAACGATCACCGCGACGCCTGGTTCTCCGGCTTCGGCGGCCCCTACGTGACCACGGTGTGGGTCGGCCGCGACGACTTCCGCTCGCTCGGCTACCGCGAATACGGCGGCAAGGCGGCGCTGCCGATCTGGATCGAGTACATGCGCGTGGCGCTGAAGGACAAGCCGATCGCCAGCAACGACCCGCCGGCCGGCATGGTCCAGGCCACGCTCAACGGCGCCACCGAGTGGGTCAAGGTCGAGGACATGGACCGCATCCAGGAGTTCGACTACGGCCTGCAGGACCAGAAGACCGACGACGCGGCGTTCGATATTTTCTGA
- a CDS encoding pilus assembly protein PilM, producing MGLIPKSQQPLIGVDISSTAVKLLQLSRSGNRFRVEHYAVEPLPPNAVVEKNIVEVEAVGEAIRRAVTRSGTRAKHAAAAVAGSAVITKVIPMPAELDENELEAQVELEAVNYIPYPIDEVNLDFEVLGSIPNNPEMVQVLLAASRSENVELRQSALELGGLVARVMDVEAFAVENAFALVASELPVAADGVVALVDIGATMTTLNVLRGGRSLYSREQVFGGKQLTDEVMRRYGLTYEEAGMAKRQGGLPESYEVEVLEPFKEATVQQISRLLQFFYAGSEFNRVDHIVLAGGCAALAGLPEMVEEQLGVATVVANPLAQMTLGPKVQAHALAQDAPALMIATGLALRSFD from the coding sequence GTGGGGCTTATCCCAAAGAGTCAGCAACCGCTGATCGGTGTCGATATCAGTTCGACCGCGGTCAAGCTGTTGCAGCTGTCGCGTAGCGGCAATCGGTTCCGCGTAGAGCACTACGCCGTGGAACCCTTGCCGCCCAACGCCGTGGTCGAGAAGAACATCGTCGAGGTCGAAGCCGTGGGCGAGGCGATCCGCCGCGCCGTGACCCGCTCCGGCACCCGCGCCAAGCATGCCGCGGCGGCGGTGGCCGGCTCGGCGGTGATCACCAAGGTGATCCCGATGCCGGCCGAGCTCGACGAGAACGAGCTGGAAGCGCAGGTCGAGCTGGAGGCGGTCAACTACATCCCGTACCCGATCGACGAAGTGAACCTGGACTTCGAGGTGCTCGGCAGCATCCCCAACAACCCGGAGATGGTGCAGGTGCTGCTGGCCGCGTCGCGCTCGGAGAACGTCGAGCTGCGCCAGTCGGCGCTGGAACTCGGCGGCCTGGTCGCCAGGGTCATGGACGTGGAGGCCTTCGCGGTCGAGAACGCGTTCGCGCTGGTGGCCAGCGAGCTGCCGGTGGCGGCCGACGGCGTGGTCGCCCTGGTCGACATCGGCGCCACCATGACCACGCTCAACGTGCTGCGCGGCGGCCGCAGCCTGTACAGCCGCGAACAGGTGTTCGGCGGCAAGCAGCTGACCGACGAAGTGATGCGCCGCTACGGCCTCACCTACGAGGAAGCCGGCATGGCCAAGCGCCAGGGCGGGCTGCCGGAAAGCTACGAGGTCGAGGTGCTGGAGCCGTTCAAGGAGGCGACGGTTCAGCAGATCAGCCGCCTGCTGCAGTTCTTCTACGCCGGCAGCGAATTCAACCGGGTCGACCACATCGTGCTGGCCGGCGGTTGCGCGGCGCTGGCCGGGCTGCCGGAGATGGTCGAGGAACAATTGGGGGTGGCGACCGTGGTCGCCAACCCGCTGGCGCAGATGACCCTGGGGCCGAAGGTCCAGGCGCACGCGCTGGCCCAGGACGCGCCGGCGCTGATGATCGCCACCGGCCTGGCTCTGAGGAGCTTTGACTGA
- a CDS encoding PilN domain-containing protein has product MAKINLLPWRAERRKQREREFYSMLGFAALAGVLLALLIWFYYDRQITGQNERNAYLEAEIAKVKAQNQEIDKLDEQKRRLLARKRVIEELQAKRSQMVHLFDSLVRTIPDGVVLTAVKQEGDILTLEGRSQSNARVSAYMRNLEGSGWMTNPELSVIEAKDQDKEVKGPIVDAKALPYVFTLKVKLPVPGDAAETVPGAAAPAPGKPAAPPVPGAATPAPAAAPASAAPTAPATPPAPAPAAPAATPAQQGPAS; this is encoded by the coding sequence ATGGCAAAAATCAACCTGCTGCCCTGGCGGGCGGAGCGACGCAAGCAGCGTGAGCGCGAGTTCTACTCGATGTTGGGCTTCGCCGCGCTGGCCGGCGTGCTGCTGGCGTTGCTGATCTGGTTCTACTACGACCGTCAGATCACCGGGCAGAACGAGCGCAACGCCTATCTGGAAGCCGAGATCGCGAAGGTCAAGGCGCAGAACCAGGAAATCGACAAGCTCGACGAGCAGAAGCGGCGCCTGCTGGCGCGCAAGCGGGTCATCGAGGAACTGCAGGCCAAGCGCTCGCAGATGGTGCACCTGTTCGACTCGCTGGTGCGCACCATCCCCGACGGCGTGGTGCTGACCGCGGTCAAGCAGGAAGGCGACATCCTGACCCTGGAAGGACGCTCGCAATCCAATGCGCGGGTCAGCGCCTACATGCGCAACCTCGAGGGCTCGGGCTGGATGACCAATCCGGAGCTGTCGGTGATCGAGGCCAAGGACCAGGACAAGGAGGTCAAGGGACCGATCGTCGACGCCAAGGCCTTGCCCTACGTGTTCACCCTCAAGGTCAAGCTGCCGGTGCCGGGCGACGCTGCGGAAACGGTGCCTGGCGCTGCCGCGCCGGCGCCTGGCAAGCCGGCCGCGCCGCCAGTGCCGGGCGCGGCAACGCCGGCGCCCGCTGCCGCCCCCGCGTCTGCTGCCCCGACCGCACCCGCGACGCCGCCGGCCCCCGCGCCGGCCGCGCCTGCCGCCACGCCAGCGCAACAGGGACCGGCGTCATGA
- a CDS encoding type 4a pilus biogenesis protein PilO: MSKKVNLKDLDFNNLGNWPQQAKIGFCVLLALFILILSWFLLIGDKRDELGTLEQKETELRASFEKEQSRAVNLQPLKQQLAQMEQVLQQMLRQLPSKTEMPDLIIDISQTALSSGLANELFQPGPESPKEFYAEKPIALRMVGSYHQFGAFVSGVASLPRVVILTMHDINLKPRDKATGISARGELELSGTVKTYRYLDDKEMADQEKAAAAAKKASQQGGGA, encoded by the coding sequence ATGAGCAAGAAAGTCAACCTGAAAGACCTGGACTTCAACAACCTCGGCAACTGGCCGCAGCAGGCCAAGATCGGCTTCTGCGTGCTGCTCGCGCTGTTCATCCTGATCCTGTCCTGGTTCCTGCTGATCGGCGACAAGCGCGACGAACTGGGGACGCTGGAGCAGAAGGAAACCGAACTGCGCGCCTCGTTCGAGAAGGAGCAGAGCCGCGCGGTCAATCTGCAGCCGTTGAAGCAGCAGCTGGCGCAGATGGAGCAGGTGCTGCAGCAGATGCTGCGGCAGTTGCCGAGCAAGACCGAGATGCCGGACCTGATCATCGACATCTCGCAGACCGCGTTGTCCAGCGGCCTGGCCAACGAGCTGTTCCAGCCGGGTCCGGAGTCGCCGAAGGAGTTCTACGCGGAGAAGCCGATCGCGCTGCGCATGGTCGGCAGCTACCACCAGTTCGGCGCCTTCGTCAGCGGCGTGGCGTCGCTGCCGCGGGTGGTGATCCTGACCATGCACGACATCAACCTGAAGCCGCGCGACAAAGCCACGGGCATCAGCGCGCGCGGCGAGCTGGAGCTGTCCGGCACGGTCAAGACCTATCGCTACCTGGACGACAAGGAGATGGCGGACCAGGAAAAGGCGGCGGCCGCAGCGAAAAAGGCTTCCCAGCAAGGCGGTGGCGCATGA
- a CDS encoding pilus assembly protein PilP produces MALQCFAGLALVALLGGCGRGVTSTPGDAPNLENWVKEVRARPAQPLEPLPVMQQFETFEYAAQGLRDPFSDAWASPDGNNGLRPDPNRRKEPLEQFPLDSLNMVGTLGNGAGLVALVMAPDKVTYRVRPGIYMGQSDGRVTGVHEDRIDLIELVPDGAGGWLERPAAVALDDQ; encoded by the coding sequence ATGGCATTGCAGTGCTTCGCAGGGCTGGCGCTGGTGGCGCTGCTCGGCGGTTGCGGTCGCGGCGTGACCAGCACCCCGGGCGATGCGCCCAACCTGGAGAACTGGGTCAAGGAAGTGCGCGCGCGGCCGGCGCAGCCGCTGGAGCCGCTGCCGGTGATGCAGCAGTTCGAGACCTTCGAATATGCGGCGCAGGGCCTGCGCGATCCGTTCAGCGATGCCTGGGCGAGTCCGGACGGCAACAACGGCCTGCGTCCGGATCCGAACCGGCGCAAGGAACCGCTGGAGCAGTTCCCGCTCGACAGCCTGAACATGGTCGGCACGCTGGGCAACGGCGCGGGCCTGGTGGCGCTGGTGATGGCGCCGGACAAGGTGACCTACCGGGTCCGCCCCGGCATCTACATGGGGCAGAGCGATGGCCGCGTGACCGGGGTGCACGAGGATCGCATCGATTTGATTGAACTGGTGCCGGATGGCGCTGGCGGTTGGCTGGAACGTCCGGCCGCCGTGGCGCTGGACGATCAATGA
- a CDS encoding type IV pilus secretin PilQ: MTFSKALSLRPIRRHATVRLCALGLATLLGSSAAMGTALAATPAAAASAPAAAKLTVSKIDFKRGAGDAGRLILHFSGAGASPDLRTQGNSVVVDVGNASLPAELQRPLNVTDFATPVQRIDAKPYAGGAQLVLSTNGAFESMAYQSGNEYVVEISPRTSAPAVGAVSAATVSQAAAQVAARGYSGRPVTFNFQDVPVRTVLQLIAEESNLNIVASDTVQGSVTLRLVNVPWDQALDIVLRAKGLDKRRDGAVVWVAPQQELAKFEQDKEDARIAIENREDLTTDYIQINYHSATTIFKALTEAKGIGGSGGGGGGGSGGSGNNQNDNGFLSPRGRIVADERTNTLMISDIPKKIAQMRELINVIDRPVDQVLIEGRIVIATDTFARDLGAKFGIGGTHTYGDNTATVGSGATGGGTAATRGLNVDLSGTTFTNASSLPSLAYTLLGSNFNLDLELSALQEEGRGEVISNPRIVTSNQREAVIKQGKEIGYVTITGGTAGTAATPNVQFKEVLLELKVTPTITDDNRVFLNMNVKKDEVDQYRVLEGYGTIPEINRREINTAVLVDDGQTVVIGGVYEFSDRNSISKVPFLGDIPFLGNLFKKRGRSKSKAELLIFVTPKVMRVAKRAPAAG, translated from the coding sequence ATGACTTTTTCCAAAGCCCTGAGCCTGCGTCCCATCCGGCGCCACGCGACGGTACGGCTATGCGCATTGGGGTTGGCGACGCTGCTGGGCAGTTCGGCGGCGATGGGCACCGCGCTGGCGGCGACGCCCGCGGCGGCTGCGTCAGCGCCGGCAGCGGCCAAGCTCACGGTGTCGAAGATCGACTTCAAGCGCGGCGCCGGCGATGCGGGGCGGCTGATCCTGCACTTCAGCGGCGCCGGCGCCAGTCCCGACCTGCGCACCCAGGGCAATAGCGTGGTGGTGGACGTCGGCAACGCGTCGCTGCCGGCGGAACTGCAGCGCCCGCTCAACGTCACCGACTTCGCCACCCCGGTCCAGCGCATCGACGCCAAGCCGTACGCCGGCGGCGCGCAGCTGGTGCTGAGCACCAATGGCGCATTCGAGTCGATGGCCTACCAGTCCGGCAACGAATACGTGGTGGAGATCTCTCCGCGGACCTCGGCGCCGGCGGTCGGCGCGGTCAGCGCGGCCACGGTCAGCCAGGCGGCGGCGCAGGTCGCCGCACGCGGCTACAGCGGCCGCCCGGTGACGTTCAACTTCCAGGACGTGCCGGTGCGCACGGTGCTGCAGCTGATCGCCGAGGAATCCAACCTCAACATCGTCGCCTCCGACACCGTGCAGGGCAGCGTCACCCTGCGCCTGGTCAACGTGCCGTGGGACCAGGCGCTGGACATCGTGCTGCGCGCCAAGGGCCTGGACAAGCGCCGCGACGGCGCCGTGGTCTGGGTCGCGCCGCAGCAGGAGCTGGCCAAGTTCGAGCAGGACAAGGAAGACGCGCGGATCGCGATCGAGAACCGCGAGGACCTGACCACCGACTACATCCAGATCAACTACCACAGCGCCACCACCATCTTCAAGGCGCTGACCGAGGCCAAGGGCATCGGTGGCAGTGGCGGCGGTGGCGGCGGCGGTAGCGGCGGCAGCGGCAATAACCAGAACGACAACGGCTTCCTGTCGCCGCGCGGGCGCATCGTCGCCGACGAGCGTACCAACACGCTGATGATCAGCGACATCCCGAAGAAGATCGCGCAGATGCGCGAGCTGATCAACGTGATCGACCGACCGGTCGACCAGGTGCTGATCGAGGGCCGCATCGTCATCGCCACCGATACCTTCGCCCGCGACCTGGGCGCCAAGTTCGGCATCGGCGGCACCCATACCTACGGCGACAACACCGCGACCGTCGGCAGCGGCGCGACCGGCGGCGGCACCGCGGCCACGCGCGGACTCAACGTCGATCTCAGCGGAACCACCTTCACCAATGCGTCGTCGCTGCCGAGCCTGGCCTATACCTTGCTCGGCTCGAACTTCAACCTGGATCTGGAGTTGTCGGCGCTGCAGGAGGAAGGCCGCGGCGAAGTCATCTCCAACCCGCGCATCGTGACCTCCAACCAGCGCGAGGCGGTGATCAAGCAGGGCAAGGAAATCGGCTACGTCACCATCACCGGCGGCACCGCCGGCACCGCGGCGACGCCGAACGTGCAGTTCAAGGAAGTGCTGCTGGAGCTGAAGGTCACCCCGACCATCACCGACGACAACCGCGTCTTCCTGAACATGAACGTGAAGAAGGACGAAGTCGACCAGTACCGCGTGCTCGAAGGCTACGGCACCATTCCGGAAATCAACCGCCGCGAGATCAATACCGCGGTGCTGGTGGACGATGGCCAGACCGTGGTGATCGGCGGTGTGTATGAGTTCAGCGACCGCAACAGCATTTCCAAGGTGCCGTTCCTGGGCGATATCCCGTTCCTGGGCAACCTGTTCAAGAAGCGCGGCCGCAGCAAGAGCAAGGCCGAGCTGTTGATCTTCGTGACCCCCAAGGTGATGCGCGTGGCCAAGCGCGCGCCGGCCGCTGGCTGA
- a CDS encoding AAA family ATPase, translating into MNTTPSSFDSHPAASEQQRLHAAFLALRDGLSQTIVGQSALVERLLIALLADGHLLVEGAPGLAKTTAIRALASRLEADFARVQFTPDLLPADLTGTEVWRPQESRFEFLPGPIFHPILLADEINRAPAKVQSALLEAMGERQVTVGRHTYALPKLFLVMATQNPIEQEGTFPLPEAQLDRFLMHVRIGYPEAAAEAEILRLARERARETLDHGEAAPPRMPLEDVFAARRALLSLHMAPPLERYLIELVLASRDASGYDPALARRIAWGASPRGSIALERCARARAWLAGRDFVTPDDVRAVAPDVLRHRVLPSYEATAEGWDGDRLVAALLDKVPPP; encoded by the coding sequence ATGAACACCACGCCCTCGAGCTTCGACTCCCATCCGGCCGCGTCCGAGCAGCAGCGCCTGCACGCGGCCTTCCTAGCCTTGCGCGACGGCCTGTCGCAAACCATCGTCGGCCAGTCCGCGCTGGTGGAACGCTTGCTGATCGCGCTGCTCGCCGACGGCCACCTGCTGGTCGAAGGCGCGCCCGGCCTGGCCAAGACCACCGCGATCCGCGCGCTGGCGTCGCGGCTGGAAGCGGATTTCGCCCGTGTCCAGTTCACTCCGGATCTATTGCCCGCCGATTTGACCGGGACCGAGGTGTGGCGGCCGCAGGAAAGCCGCTTCGAGTTCCTGCCCGGGCCGATCTTCCATCCGATCCTGCTCGCCGACGAGATCAACCGCGCGCCGGCCAAGGTGCAGTCGGCATTGCTCGAGGCGATGGGCGAGCGCCAGGTCACGGTCGGCCGGCACACCTATGCGCTGCCGAAGCTGTTCCTGGTGATGGCCACGCAGAACCCGATCGAGCAGGAAGGCACCTTCCCGTTGCCGGAAGCGCAGCTGGACCGGTTCCTGATGCATGTGCGGATCGGCTACCCGGAGGCTGCCGCCGAGGCCGAGATCCTGCGCCTGGCGCGCGAGCGCGCCCGCGAGACCCTGGACCATGGCGAGGCCGCGCCGCCGCGGATGCCGCTGGAGGACGTGTTCGCCGCGCGGCGTGCGCTGCTGTCGCTGCACATGGCGCCGCCGCTGGAGCGCTATCTGATCGAGCTGGTGCTGGCCTCGCGCGATGCCAGCGGCTACGACCCGGCGCTGGCGCGGCGCATCGCCTGGGGCGCGAGCCCGCGCGGCTCGATCGCGCTGGAGCGCTGCGCGCGCGCCCGGGCCTGGCTGGCCGGGCGCGATTTCGTGACCCCGGACGACGTGCGTGCGGTCGCGCCGGACGTGTTGCGCCACCGCGTGCTGCCCAGCTACGAGGCCACCGCCGAAGGCTGGGACGGCGATCGCCTGGTCGCCGCGCTGCTGGACAAGGTGCCACCGCCGTGA
- a CDS encoding DUF58 domain-containing protein, translating into MPPQTPRAEAAAGGDGVRPTLAELVALRASVARVPPPRRGRHGLSGSAPAALRGRGMEYAESREYVAGDDVRHIDWRLTARSGRTHTKLFQAERERLSLIVADTAPALYFGTRVRFKSVQAARAGAVAAWTAQRQGDRLAALRGSRSEAPVPPAAGPRGALRVLDALARWYAQPPQDDAGLGVALEHAAKLLRPGSRLVVLADPASAQAIPAARWAGLALHNDVVLLLLADALELQPPRAALPFWAGGRRVEVDLQAASAQQRWHEQFVVPLDTLAAELPGRGVQVRVLRSDAASESWLLPASGGSGAR; encoded by the coding sequence ATGCCGCCGCAGACGCCACGCGCCGAGGCCGCGGCCGGCGGCGACGGCGTGCGTCCGACCCTGGCCGAGCTGGTGGCGCTGCGCGCGAGCGTGGCGCGGGTGCCGCCGCCGCGGCGCGGGCGCCACGGCCTCAGCGGCAGTGCGCCGGCGGCGCTGCGCGGGCGCGGCATGGAATACGCCGAGTCGCGCGAATACGTGGCCGGCGACGACGTGCGCCATATCGACTGGCGGCTCACCGCGCGCAGCGGGCGCACCCATACCAAGCTGTTCCAGGCCGAGCGCGAACGGCTCAGCCTGATCGTGGCCGATACCGCGCCGGCGCTGTATTTCGGCACCCGCGTACGTTTCAAGTCGGTGCAGGCCGCGCGTGCCGGCGCGGTGGCGGCGTGGACCGCGCAGCGCCAGGGCGATCGCCTGGCCGCGTTGCGCGGCAGCCGCAGCGAAGCGCCGGTGCCGCCGGCGGCTGGGCCGCGCGGCGCCTTGCGCGTGCTCGACGCGTTGGCGCGCTGGTATGCGCAGCCGCCGCAGGACGATGCCGGCCTCGGCGTGGCGCTGGAGCACGCGGCCAAGCTGCTGCGGCCCGGTTCGCGCCTGGTGGTGCTGGCCGACCCGGCCAGCGCGCAGGCGATTCCCGCGGCGCGCTGGGCCGGACTGGCGCTGCACAACGACGTGGTGCTGCTGTTGCTGGCCGACGCCCTGGAATTGCAGCCGCCGCGCGCGGCGCTGCCGTTCTGGGCCGGCGGCCGCCGGGTGGAGGTCGACTTGCAGGCGGCCAGCGCGCAACAGCGCTGGCACGAGCAATTCGTGGTGCCGCTGGACACCCTGGCCGCCGAACTGCCCGGCCGCGGCGTGCAGGTGCGGGTGCTGCGCAGCGATGCGGCCAGCGAATCCTGGCTGCTGCCGGCATCCGGCGGGAGCGGGGCGCGATGA
- a CDS encoding DUF4381 family protein has translation MTPQQLPLRDVHLPPAPAWWPPAPGWLLLGAALLLALVIALGLWAWRRARRRRWQRQFDAALGAGAAPAQVAAVSELLRRAARRRDPAAAALQGEAWLRFLDGGKRQDFSAGAGRVLLDGGYRRELDRAQLQALLPLARRRFLELMGGRRA, from the coding sequence ATGACGCCGCAACAACTGCCGCTGCGCGATGTGCACCTGCCGCCGGCGCCTGCCTGGTGGCCGCCGGCGCCGGGCTGGTTGCTGCTGGGCGCGGCGCTGCTGCTGGCGCTGGTCATCGCGTTGGGCCTGTGGGCATGGCGGCGCGCGCGGCGGCGCCGTTGGCAGCGCCAGTTCGATGCCGCGCTCGGCGCCGGCGCCGCGCCGGCACAGGTGGCGGCGGTGTCGGAACTGCTGCGCCGCGCGGCGCGTCGCCGCGATCCGGCCGCCGCCGCGTTGCAGGGCGAGGCCTGGCTGCGCTTCCTCGACGGCGGCAAGCGCCAGGACTTCTCCGCCGGCGCGGGCCGCGTGCTGCTCGACGGCGGCTATCGGCGCGAACTGGATCGCGCGCAGCTGCAGGCGTTGCTGCCGCTGGCGCGGCGCCGTTTCCTCGAGCTGATGGGCGGGCGCCGGGCGTGA
- a CDS encoding vWA domain-containing protein, with the protein MSTLSQHWQSLSDLLAGFAWPWMWLVMPLPLLARLLLPAQRGSAPALRVPYGAQLQAVAAAPARGGLWRVGLWLTWLAWFCLCGAAARPLQLGEPISPPQQARQLMLAVDLSGSMSEPDMTLGGRVVDRLTAAKAVLADFLDRRDGDRIGLLVFGQQAYALTPLTADLATVRDQLRDSVVGLAGRETALGDAIALSVKRLREQPQGDRVLIVLTDGVNTAGVLEPVKAAELAKAEHVRVYTIAFGGTGGYSLFGLPMPGGGGDDQVDEDTLRKIAQDTGGRFFRARDTDQLVSIYAELERLEPVRSAGPAVRPRIERYAWPLGAALGLGLIAFVWPWRRQ; encoded by the coding sequence ATGAGCACGCTCTCGCAGCACTGGCAAAGCCTCAGCGACCTGCTCGCCGGCTTCGCCTGGCCGTGGATGTGGCTGGTGATGCCGCTGCCGCTGCTGGCGCGCCTGCTGCTGCCGGCGCAGCGCGGCAGCGCGCCGGCCCTGCGCGTGCCGTACGGCGCGCAGCTGCAGGCGGTGGCGGCCGCGCCCGCGCGCGGCGGCCTGTGGCGGGTCGGGCTGTGGCTGACATGGCTGGCCTGGTTCTGCCTGTGCGGCGCGGCGGCGCGGCCGCTGCAACTGGGCGAGCCGATCTCGCCGCCGCAGCAGGCGCGGCAGCTGATGCTGGCGGTGGACCTGTCCGGCAGCATGAGCGAGCCGGACATGACCCTGGGCGGGCGCGTGGTGGACCGCCTGACCGCGGCCAAGGCAGTGCTGGCCGACTTCCTGGACCGCCGCGACGGCGACCGCATCGGCCTGCTGGTGTTCGGCCAGCAGGCGTATGCGCTGACCCCGCTGACCGCCGACCTGGCCACGGTGCGCGACCAGCTGCGCGACAGCGTGGTCGGCCTGGCCGGGCGCGAGACCGCGCTCGGCGACGCGATCGCGCTGTCGGTCAAGCGCCTGCGCGAGCAGCCGCAGGGCGACCGGGTGCTGATCGTGCTGACCGACGGGGTCAACACCGCCGGCGTGCTGGAACCGGTCAAGGCGGCGGAACTGGCCAAGGCCGAGCACGTGCGCGTCTACACCATCGCCTTCGGCGGCACCGGCGGCTATTCGCTGTTCGGCTTGCCGATGCCCGGTGGCGGCGGCGACGACCAGGTCGACGAGGACACCTTGCGCAAGATCGCGCAGGACACCGGCGGCCGCTTCTTCCGCGCCCGCGACACCGACCAGTTGGTCTCGATCTACGCCGAACTGGAGCGCCTGGAACCGGTGCGTTCGGCGGGCCCGGCGGTGCGCCCGCGGATCGAGCGCTATGCGTGGCCGCTGGGCGCTGCGCTGGGGCTGGGGCTGATCGCCTTCGTGTGGCCATGGAGGCGGCAATGA